The genomic segment TTTCAGTCACGGCTTTAGAATTTTCGCCTTTGAGCATTAATGCCATTCCGCACACAATTTCTCCTTTACCATCTTTGGTGGACGCACCATATCTTAAGGCAACTCCTTCTCGGACTGCAGCCACATCACGCACTAAAACTGGTGCGCCATTTCTGTTTTTGACTACTACATTTTCTAAATCTTTAATGCCAGTTGCCATCCCAACACCGCGAATAAAGTAAGCGTATTGGTCTTTTTCGATATAAGCTCCACCTGTATTTTGATTGTTTTTCTCTAACGCTTCAAAAATTTCTGTAATGGTTACTCCCAAACTATTCAATGTATTTGGATTAACTGCGATTTCATATTGTTTTAGTTTTCCACCCCAAGTACTAACTTCGGCAACGCCTTCAATACCTTGTAATTGTGGAATAATAATCCAATCTTGAATGGTTCGTAATTTTACAGCATCATATTTGTCTTCATATCCTTTTTTGGCATAGACATCATACTGATAAATCTCGCCTAATCCAGTTGATATTGGTGCTAACTCTGGAGAACCAGCATAAGCAGGAATATTTTCTTTGGCTTGACTAAGGCGTTGAAAAATTTGTTCTCTAGCCCAATAAATATCTACATCGTCTTTGAAAACAACTGTGACTACTGAAAGCCCGAAACGAGAAATACTTCGTAACTCGATAACTTTTGGGATTGTTTTAAAAGATTGTTCTAAAGGATAAGTAATTAATTGCTCGACTTCTTGACTGGCTAAAGTTGGAGCAGTAGTAATTATTTGTACTTGGTTGTTGGTTACATCGGGTAACGCATCGAGTGGTAACTGTTTTATAGAATAGCTACCAAACGCTATTAGAACTAAAGTAAATAATAGTATTATAAACTTGTTCTTGATACTGAATTGTATGATTTTGTCTAACATTGAAATAGTATAATGAATTAGAAGATTAGCAAAATTTCTTTTGCTATTATTTGTGAAAAGTTCACAAGTTTCTAACCCGAAATTACTCGGGCTTCATTATGCTATTTGCGGTGGTTGCCAAATACTTCCGTAGAAATTAGAAGTAACTATAGAGGTATAGGACGGTAATTGCGTTTTTATACTCTTTGTAATTGGTGTAAAACTAAAAGTAGTAATCTTAAAATAACTCACTATTCGTGAGCCACAACAGTTGCAGTTGCAAAAAGGCGAACATAAATCATTTTCTTTATCGTGATTATGAGA from the Flavobacterium ammonificans genome contains:
- a CDS encoding DUF6660 family protein; the protein is MKLLNYILSIYLIAQSCLPCADMEVSSAAHKAVEISDNHDEKSHNHDKENDLCSPFCNCNCCGSRIVSYFKITTFSFTPITKSIKTQLPSYTSIVTSNFYGSIWQPPQIA